From the Flavimarina sp. Hel_I_48 genome, one window contains:
- a CDS encoding ribonucleoside-diphosphate reductase subunit alpha, producing MYVLKRDGRKEPVMFDKITARIRKLCYGLNPLVDPVKISMRVIEGLYDGVTTSELDNLAAEVSATMTTSHPDYAKLAARISVSNLHKNTKKTFSEVMTDLYEYVNPRTGKKAPLVADDVYKVMMENKEELDSSIIYSRDFGYDYFGFKTLERSYLLKLNGEIAERPQHMLMRVSLGIHLDDLESVKETYELMSKKYFTHATPTLFNSGTPKPQMSSCFLLAMQDDSIDGIYDTLKQTAKISQSAGGIGLSIHNIRATGAYIGGTNGTSNGIVPMLRVYNDTARYVDQGGGKRKGSFAMYIEPWHADIMDFLDLKKNHGKEEMRARDLFYAMWIPDLFMKRVEENSTWTLMCPNECPNLFNMHSEEFDAKYLEYEEAGKGRKTIKARELWEKILESQIETGTPYMLYKDAANRKSNQKNLGTIRSSNLCTEIMEYTSPDEVAVCNLASIALPMFVKDGGFDHKELYKITKRVTKNLNRVIDRNYYPIKEAENSNMRHRPVGLGIQGLADTFIKLRMPFTSDEAKKLNEEIFETLYFAAVTASMEMAKIEGPYSTFEGSPISKGEFQYNLWGITDEELSGRWDWKSLRKEVMEHGVRNSLLVAPMPTASTSQILGNNEAFEPYTSNIYTRRVLSGEFIVVNKHLLEDLVALDLWDEDLKQAVMRSNGSIQNIDIIPDNLKELYKTVWELSMKDIIDMSRHRGYFIDQSQSLNLFMENANYSKLTSMHFYAWKSGLKTGMYYLRTKSAVDAIKFTLKKEEKAVLPQPEEKVSMPNPEEQSVLPQPEVRSNRMAARAARTLESSVPKPPQQELFVEEPELAYETASVEKPAAKANSEVDTTPMSASEMKAIIAQAKEAEGDDDCLMCGS from the coding sequence ATGTACGTACTTAAGAGAGACGGCCGCAAAGAGCCCGTAATGTTTGATAAAATCACCGCCCGCATAAGAAAGTTGTGCTATGGTCTAAACCCACTGGTAGACCCGGTTAAAATTTCAATGCGCGTTATTGAAGGGCTTTATGATGGTGTAACAACAAGTGAACTTGATAATCTTGCGGCAGAGGTTTCTGCGACCATGACTACTTCACATCCTGATTATGCAAAACTTGCCGCGCGTATTTCGGTGTCCAACCTTCATAAAAACACAAAAAAGACCTTTAGCGAGGTCATGACAGACTTATATGAATACGTCAACCCACGTACGGGCAAAAAAGCCCCGCTGGTCGCAGACGATGTTTATAAAGTGATGATGGAAAATAAAGAAGAACTTGATTCTTCTATTATTTATAGTCGGGATTTTGGGTACGATTACTTCGGGTTTAAAACTTTAGAGCGCTCTTATTTATTAAAATTAAACGGAGAAATCGCTGAACGGCCACAGCATATGTTGATGCGCGTTTCTTTGGGAATTCATTTGGATGATCTGGAATCTGTAAAGGAAACCTACGAATTGATGTCTAAAAAGTATTTTACCCACGCGACCCCCACGCTGTTTAATTCGGGTACACCAAAACCGCAAATGTCTTCCTGTTTTCTTCTTGCCATGCAGGACGATAGTATTGACGGGATTTATGATACGCTAAAGCAAACCGCAAAAATCTCTCAAAGCGCGGGAGGAATTGGCCTTTCTATTCACAATATTCGCGCTACAGGTGCTTATATAGGTGGTACGAATGGAACTTCAAATGGTATCGTACCCATGTTGCGCGTGTACAATGACACCGCACGTTATGTAGATCAGGGCGGTGGTAAACGTAAAGGCTCTTTTGCTATGTACATAGAGCCATGGCATGCTGATATTATGGATTTTCTTGATCTTAAGAAAAACCACGGTAAGGAAGAAATGCGCGCCCGCGATTTGTTTTATGCCATGTGGATTCCAGATTTGTTTATGAAACGTGTGGAAGAAAACAGCACCTGGACGCTTATGTGTCCCAATGAGTGCCCGAACCTTTTCAATATGCACAGTGAAGAGTTTGACGCCAAATATCTTGAATACGAAGAGGCTGGAAAAGGCCGAAAAACCATAAAAGCACGCGAACTTTGGGAAAAAATACTCGAATCTCAAATTGAGACCGGTACGCCATACATGTTGTATAAAGATGCGGCCAACCGTAAATCAAATCAGAAAAACCTGGGTACGATTCGATCTTCAAATCTTTGTACAGAGATTATGGAGTACACAAGTCCTGATGAGGTTGCAGTGTGTAACCTCGCTTCCATAGCGCTGCCCATGTTTGTAAAAGATGGCGGTTTCGACCATAAAGAACTGTATAAGATCACTAAGCGCGTGACCAAAAACCTGAACAGGGTAATTGACCGCAATTATTACCCCATTAAGGAGGCTGAAAATTCCAATATGCGCCACCGTCCCGTAGGTTTGGGAATCCAGGGACTTGCAGATACGTTTATAAAATTACGTATGCCGTTTACCAGCGACGAGGCAAAGAAATTGAACGAAGAAATTTTTGAAACCCTTTACTTTGCTGCCGTTACCGCTTCTATGGAAATGGCAAAAATAGAAGGCCCGTATTCAACTTTTGAAGGTTCGCCTATTTCGAAAGGGGAATTTCAGTATAACCTTTGGGGAATTACCGATGAAGAACTGAGCGGAAGATGGGACTGGAAATCGCTTCGTAAAGAAGTGATGGAACATGGTGTTCGTAATTCACTACTTGTTGCGCCTATGCCTACCGCGTCCACTTCACAGATTCTAGGAAACAATGAAGCTTTTGAGCCTTACACGTCAAACATTTACACCCGTAGGGTTCTTTCTGGTGAATTTATCGTTGTAAACAAGCATTTATTAGAAGATCTTGTGGCTTTAGACTTATGGGATGAAGATTTAAAACAAGCGGTAATGCGTTCTAATGGTTCCATTCAAAATATAGATATCATTCCAGATAATCTTAAGGAACTGTACAAAACCGTATGGGAACTGAGCATGAAAGATATTATTGACATGTCTCGTCATAGAGGCTATTTCATTGATCAATCCCAATCGCTTAACCTATTTATGGAAAATGCCAATTATTCTAAATTGACCTCCATGCACTTTTACGCCTGGAAAAGCGGATTAAAGACAGGAATGTACTATTTACGTACAAAATCTGCCGTAGATGCCATAAAATTCACTTTGAAAAAGGAAGAAAAGGCAGTACTTCCACAACCGGAAGAAAAAGTATCAATGCCAAATCCAGAGGAACAATCCGTATTGCCGCAACCGGAAGTGCGATCAAATAGAATGGCTGCGCGTGCCGCGAGAACATTAGAATCTAGCGTTCCAAAACCTCCGCAGCAAGAGCTGTTTGTTGAAGAGCCTGAATTGGCTTATGAAACAGCATCCGTTGAAAAGCCGGCAGCAAAAGCCAATTCTGAAGTTGATACCACTCCCATGAGCGCCTCAGAAATGAAAGCGATTATCGCCCAGGCAAAAGAAGCTGAAGGTGATGACGACTGCTTAATGTGCGGTTCATAA
- a CDS encoding TonB-dependent receptor, whose protein sequence is MFKTLLLFFFFIGSLVQAQTVQIIDSDSKTPISNAAFFNAEKNTSAVSDLQGNVDLSDFEENENIFITHISHRPKTTTKAQIMAKNGQILLDSDENQLGEVILSVAKFEQDREVVSHKINTITPEQIAFRNPQTAADLLSNSGEVYVQKSQLGGGSPMIRGFSTNRLLLTVDGVRMNTAIFRSGNLQNVINIDPFALDHTEVILGPGSVVYGSDAIGGVINFYTTKPQFSTGNNQFLSGNAVARYSTANEEKTGHVDFNFGTKKWAFFSSASYSDYDDLRMGAHGPADYLRPDYVDRINGEDVQVINDNPNVQVPTGFDQLNLMQKVRFMPNETWEYNLGVIYSTTSNYSRYDRLTRKRGDQLRSAEWYYGPQNWFFSNFQIDKKGYGPLYDKAKLTVAFQNFEESRHDRNFGDDILFETEEMVDAYSAALDFTKELGKHQLFYGLEYVFNDVSSSGKQTNILDNTSIPDASRYPDGSTWQSAAAYVSGQFHLAENMNLQSGLRYDQVLVDATFDDRFYDFPFSNADINTGNLTGSLGLNWQASQILGWRFNVSTAFRAPNIDDVGKIFDSEPGSVVVPNPDLKAEYAYNYEIGLNLNFEEVVKVDLAGFYTYLDNALVRRDFNLGGETLIDYQGEPSNVQAIQNAASAKVVGLEAGVDILFNKNMNLSSQINIIEGSQEEDDGSTAPLRHAAPLFGNTHLVWKNDRLKFDAFAEYNGQLNADELAPSQVGNSYLYALNADGDPYAPRWYTLNFATQYKLNQTWQLTAALENITDQRYRPYSSGISAPGRNFIVAVKVGF, encoded by the coding sequence ATGTTCAAAACCTTACTACTCTTCTTCTTTTTTATTGGATCACTTGTTCAGGCCCAGACCGTACAAATAATAGATAGTGACAGCAAAACACCCATAAGCAATGCCGCTTTTTTTAATGCCGAAAAAAACACCTCAGCAGTTAGCGATCTCCAGGGCAATGTAGATCTTTCAGACTTTGAGGAAAACGAAAACATTTTTATTACGCACATCTCACACCGCCCAAAAACGACCACAAAAGCCCAAATAATGGCTAAAAATGGTCAAATTTTACTCGATTCTGATGAAAATCAACTGGGGGAAGTAATACTTTCTGTGGCTAAGTTTGAACAGGATAGAGAGGTGGTTTCCCATAAGATAAATACGATTACACCAGAGCAGATCGCATTCAGGAATCCACAAACGGCGGCAGACCTTCTTTCAAATAGCGGGGAGGTTTATGTGCAAAAAAGTCAGCTGGGCGGTGGCAGCCCCATGATACGCGGCTTTTCAACAAATCGCCTGCTCCTTACCGTAGATGGAGTACGTATGAACACCGCGATTTTTCGTTCGGGCAATCTGCAGAATGTCATCAATATTGATCCTTTTGCCTTAGATCATACCGAGGTGATTTTGGGCCCCGGTTCTGTGGTTTATGGCAGTGATGCGATAGGCGGAGTGATAAACTTTTATACTACAAAACCTCAGTTTTCCACCGGAAATAATCAATTTTTAAGCGGTAATGCCGTAGCACGATATTCTACCGCAAATGAGGAAAAAACCGGCCATGTCGATTTTAATTTCGGTACAAAAAAGTGGGCGTTTTTTTCAAGCGCAAGCTATTCTGATTACGATGATCTGCGCATGGGCGCGCACGGTCCGGCAGACTATCTACGTCCAGATTATGTAGACCGCATCAATGGCGAAGATGTTCAGGTTATAAACGACAACCCCAATGTACAGGTGCCCACCGGTTTTGACCAACTCAACCTGATGCAAAAAGTGCGTTTTATGCCTAATGAAACCTGGGAATACAACCTCGGCGTGATTTACAGCACCACTTCAAACTATTCCCGTTACGATCGCCTTACCAGAAAGCGCGGTGATCAGTTACGCTCCGCGGAATGGTATTATGGTCCTCAAAACTGGTTTTTTTCTAATTTCCAAATAGATAAAAAAGGCTACGGACCGCTTTATGATAAAGCCAAACTAACCGTTGCCTTTCAAAATTTTGAAGAAAGCCGTCACGATCGCAACTTTGGCGATGATATACTTTTTGAGACCGAAGAGATGGTTGACGCCTATTCCGCAGCGCTTGATTTTACTAAAGAACTAGGCAAACATCAGCTTTTTTACGGTCTGGAGTATGTTTTTAATGATGTAAGCTCCAGCGGAAAACAGACAAATATTCTTGATAACACGAGCATTCCTGATGCTTCACGGTATCCTGATGGCTCCACCTGGCAATCTGCCGCAGCGTATGTAAGCGGTCAATTCCATCTTGCGGAAAACATGAACCTGCAATCTGGCCTACGGTACGATCAGGTACTGGTAGATGCCACTTTTGATGATCGTTTTTATGATTTTCCATTTTCAAATGCAGATATCAATACCGGTAATCTTACCGGTTCGCTAGGTTTAAACTGGCAGGCAAGTCAGATCTTGGGATGGCGTTTTAATGTTTCTACCGCCTTCAGGGCACCGAATATTGATGATGTGGGTAAAATTTTTGACAGCGAACCTGGTTCGGTTGTGGTGCCTAATCCTGACCTTAAAGCAGAATATGCCTATAACTATGAAATAGGCTTAAACCTCAATTTTGAAGAAGTAGTAAAAGTTGATCTCGCAGGGTTTTACACCTATCTTGACAATGCGCTGGTACGACGCGACTTTAATCTGGGCGGTGAGACCTTGATTGATTATCAGGGAGAACCCAGTAACGTGCAGGCCATTCAAAATGCGGCTTCTGCAAAGGTTGTAGGATTAGAAGCGGGCGTAGACATCCTGTTCAATAAAAACATGAATTTAAGTTCACAGATTAATATTATCGAGGGCAGTCAGGAAGAAGATGATGGCAGTACCGCACCTTTACGTCATGCCGCGCCCCTCTTTGGCAATACACATCTCGTTTGGAAAAATGATCGTTTAAAATTTGACGCGTTCGCGGAATATAATGGCCAACTTAATGCTGATGAGCTGGCGCCTTCTCAAGTGGGCAATTCCTATCTCTACGCGCTCAATGCGGATGGTGATCCTTATGCACCACGCTGGTACACGCTTAATTTTGCTACACAATACAAACTGAATCAAACCTGGCAGCTTACCGCCGCACTCGAAAACATTACTGATCAACGGTATCGTCCCTACTCTAGCGGGATTTCTGCTCCGGGACGTAACTTTATCGTTGCGGTGAAGGTTGGTTTTTAA
- the recO gene encoding DNA repair protein RecO: protein MLVTTPAIVISALKYGEADLIAKCYTRSDGLKSYLLRRILKSKKGNLRTAMFQPAMQLEIVANHKNKGTLESIREAKVLHPYQSLHTDITKTSIVLFLSEIIRSSVMEEEENLPLYHFLEHAFLWLDHQERAANFHLLFLLELTKYLGFYPDSSHMDKEQFNLQTGQFEAHPDVYSISPANLSLLKELLKTKFDTLHTLKLNQQSRAAFMDMLLDYYHLHIQGFKKPKSLSVLTNLFN, encoded by the coding sequence ATGCTGGTTACTACTCCCGCCATCGTCATTTCTGCCCTAAAATATGGTGAGGCAGATTTGATCGCAAAATGTTATACACGTAGCGACGGACTCAAATCCTATCTTCTAAGGCGCATTTTAAAGTCTAAAAAAGGAAATTTGCGCACCGCCATGTTTCAGCCAGCCATGCAACTCGAGATTGTTGCAAACCATAAAAATAAAGGCACGCTTGAGAGCATACGCGAAGCTAAAGTCCTGCACCCCTATCAAAGTTTGCATACTGATATTACAAAAACGAGTATCGTACTCTTTCTATCTGAAATAATACGCAGTTCAGTCATGGAAGAAGAAGAAAACCTTCCCCTTTATCATTTTCTTGAACATGCTTTTTTATGGCTGGACCATCAAGAACGTGCTGCTAATTTTCATCTGCTCTTTCTTCTGGAACTTACAAAATACCTGGGCTTTTACCCTGATAGTTCCCATATGGATAAAGAACAGTTCAATCTACAGACCGGGCAATTTGAAGCGCATCCTGACGTATATAGCATTTCACCGGCAAATCTATCCTTGCTTAAGGAATTACTAAAAACTAAATTTGACACCTTACATACTTTAAAACTCAACCAGCAAAGCCGCGCGGCATTTATGGACATGCTTCTTGATTATTATCATTTGCATATTCAGGGTTTTAAAAAACCTAAATCCCTTAGCGTGCTTACCAACCTATTCAACTAA
- a CDS encoding two-component regulator propeller domain-containing protein, with protein MIKKLLLAFVFLTVLSASAQDYSDSWKGYFSYTSINDITYGNGRVYAAAQNSVFSYDATTDELSTLSTIEGLSGETISAIYYSDQASALFVGYASGLFDVVQDNGDVLTVVDIVNKNSIPPNEKQINHFLENNGLLYISTDFGISLYNIERLEFDDSYFIGAAGGRLHVRQTAISGSFIYAATQEGGLRRASVQDENLIDFQNWSPISNGNWLGIVSSADRLYAVDANNTLNVLNGTTFTTLSQYPSRPLRLTSGGTGFTVTLTNRVYAYDSTGRETASIALNEQYPGSYSTAFSTQGLLFIGSSESGLLMTSLSAAQDLMQVLPDGPLRNDPFSIEAIPGELWVVYGDYSNSFNPYPLKRRGFSHLRQESGWENSSYQDARNANNMVNITINPENTEEVFLSSFNSGLLEINEGIATQLFDETNSGLSDLPVNPTDVRINGAAFDSNGNLWMTNTLVENALARKSGNDITGFSIKEIVPNFDEVFYTQLVTDRQGNVYFGSDKAGLIAYNPVNENFAKLTGEEEANLPSDDIRALALDNSGTLWIGTTAGLRLLFGPAQVFENPEVQTSTIVILENDIPVELLNEQSIQSIAVDGSNNKWVGTLSNGVFYFSSNGQETLLQFNTSNSPLPSNTISAISIDDESGEVFFATPQGLVSYAGSAVAAADNLEAVRAFPNPVKPQFTGQVTIDGLTERANVKITDITGNLVYEEVSEGGSIQWDTTAFGKHKVATGVYLVLVTSSDASETKIAKIMIIR; from the coding sequence ATGATAAAGAAATTACTTCTGGCCTTTGTCTTTCTCACTGTGCTTAGTGCAAGTGCACAGGATTATTCTGACAGCTGGAAGGGTTATTTCTCATACACCAGCATCAATGATATAACGTACGGCAACGGGAGGGTATATGCAGCGGCCCAGAATTCGGTTTTTTCATATGATGCCACTACTGATGAACTTTCAACATTGTCTACGATTGAAGGGCTTTCTGGTGAGACCATTTCAGCAATTTATTACAGCGATCAGGCCAGCGCACTTTTCGTGGGCTACGCTTCTGGACTTTTTGATGTAGTTCAGGATAATGGGGACGTCCTTACCGTTGTGGATATCGTCAATAAAAATTCTATCCCCCCTAACGAAAAACAGATCAATCATTTTCTGGAAAATAATGGACTCTTATATATAAGTACAGATTTTGGGATCTCTTTATATAATATTGAACGGCTGGAGTTTGATGATTCCTATTTTATTGGCGCCGCTGGCGGAAGGCTACACGTACGTCAAACGGCAATTTCCGGTTCTTTTATCTACGCTGCTACTCAAGAGGGCGGGCTGAGACGTGCTTCTGTACAGGATGAAAATCTTATTGACTTTCAGAACTGGTCACCTATTTCTAATGGAAACTGGCTGGGAATTGTAAGTAGCGCAGACCGCCTTTATGCTGTTGATGCAAACAATACGCTCAATGTTCTCAATGGCACCACCTTCACTACACTTTCCCAATATCCTAGCCGACCGCTACGGCTTACTTCTGGCGGAACCGGGTTTACGGTCACCCTTACAAATAGGGTTTATGCCTATGACAGTACGGGTAGAGAGACCGCCAGTATTGCATTAAATGAACAGTATCCGGGAAGTTATAGTACCGCTTTTTCTACGCAAGGTTTGCTTTTTATAGGAAGTTCTGAAAGTGGTTTGTTGATGACCAGCCTGTCCGCCGCTCAGGATCTGATGCAGGTTTTGCCAGATGGCCCGTTGCGCAACGATCCTTTTTCAATTGAAGCGATACCCGGTGAATTATGGGTGGTTTATGGCGATTATAGCAATTCTTTTAATCCCTACCCATTGAAGCGTCGTGGTTTTAGCCATTTGCGACAAGAGTCTGGCTGGGAAAACAGTTCTTACCAGGATGCACGCAATGCCAATAATATGGTGAATATCACTATAAATCCGGAGAATACGGAAGAGGTTTTTTTAAGCTCCTTTAATTCTGGATTGCTGGAGATTAATGAAGGTATCGCTACCCAGCTTTTTGATGAAACAAACAGCGGTCTCAGCGATCTCCCCGTAAACCCAACTGATGTGCGTATTAATGGTGCGGCCTTTGATTCAAACGGAAATTTGTGGATGACCAATACACTGGTTGAAAATGCGCTTGCTAGAAAATCTGGGAACGACATAACCGGTTTTTCGATCAAGGAAATCGTACCAAATTTTGATGAAGTTTTCTATACTCAACTGGTAACAGATCGTCAGGGCAATGTGTATTTTGGTTCTGACAAAGCGGGTTTGATCGCTTACAATCCCGTAAATGAAAACTTTGCTAAGCTTACCGGCGAGGAAGAAGCTAATTTACCCTCAGATGATATACGTGCGCTCGCCTTAGACAACAGCGGTACGTTGTGGATAGGAACCACCGCCGGTCTGCGCTTACTCTTTGGCCCTGCCCAGGTTTTTGAAAACCCCGAGGTACAGACCAGTACGATCGTCATCCTTGAAAATGATATTCCGGTAGAACTTTTAAATGAGCAATCCATACAGAGTATAGCCGTGGATGGGTCTAATAATAAATGGGTGGGCACGCTAAGCAACGGTGTTTTTTATTTTTCGTCAAATGGACAGGAAACTTTGCTGCAGTTCAACACCTCAAATTCCCCATTACCGTCTAATACAATAAGTGCTATCAGTATTGATGATGAGAGTGGCGAAGTGTTTTTTGCCACCCCACAAGGGCTTGTCTCTTATGCAGGTAGTGCAGTTGCCGCAGCAGACAATCTCGAGGCAGTACGCGCTTTCCCTAATCCCGTAAAACCACAATTTACAGGGCAGGTGACCATAGATGGCCTTACCGAACGCGCTAATGTAAAAATCACAGACATCACCGGAAATCTTGTTTATGAAGAAGTTTCAGAAGGGGGAAGTATTCAATGGGATACAACTGCATTTGGAAAACATAAAGTAGCAACGGGCGTTTACCTGGTTCTGGTAACCTCAAGCGATGCTTCTGAAACGAAAATTGCAAAAATAATGATCATACGCTAA
- the gdhA gene encoding NADP-specific glutamate dehydrogenase, which produces MTDNIKSFVDSVKINNPNEPEFLQAVHEVAETVIPFIEQNKKYQNAKLLERMVEPERTIMFRVPWVDDQGETQINKGYRVEFNSAIGPYKGGLRFHPSVNLSILKFLGFEQVFKNSLTGLPMGGGKGGSNFDPKGKSDKEIMRFCQSFMTELYRHIGPNTDVPAGDIGVGGREIGFMFGQYKRIRNEFTGILTGKGLSYGGSKIRPEATGYGNVYFTKYMLDEKGETMNGKIVVISGSGNVAIYAAQKATQLDAKVVTMSDSSGFIYDKEGIDADKLAHIIEIKDVRRGRIKEYLDKYPDAEYHEGENPWGIKCDIALPCATQNELQKEDAEQLIKNGCMSVGEGANMPCTPEAIEVFQKAKILFSPGKASNAGGVATSGLEMSQNSLRYNWSAEEVDQKLHEIMYDIHNACVSHGKDADGHIDYVKGANIAGFVKVADAMLAQGIV; this is translated from the coding sequence ATGACAGATAACATCAAAAGTTTTGTCGACTCTGTTAAGATAAACAATCCTAATGAACCCGAATTTTTACAGGCAGTTCATGAAGTGGCAGAAACGGTGATTCCCTTTATTGAGCAAAATAAAAAATATCAAAATGCTAAATTATTAGAACGTATGGTTGAACCAGAGCGTACCATCATGTTTAGGGTGCCATGGGTAGACGATCAGGGGGAAACTCAAATAAATAAAGGGTATAGGGTAGAATTTAATTCAGCTATAGGTCCCTACAAAGGTGGTTTACGTTTTCACCCGTCTGTGAACTTAAGTATATTGAAGTTTCTTGGTTTTGAACAGGTCTTTAAAAACAGCCTTACCGGTTTGCCTATGGGCGGCGGGAAAGGGGGTTCAAACTTTGACCCTAAAGGAAAATCAGATAAGGAAATTATGCGCTTCTGCCAGAGTTTTATGACAGAACTGTATAGACATATAGGACCTAATACAGACGTACCCGCCGGGGATATAGGTGTGGGCGGTCGCGAGATTGGATTTATGTTCGGTCAATATAAACGCATACGCAATGAATTTACGGGTATCCTTACCGGTAAGGGACTGAGCTATGGTGGTTCAAAAATACGTCCAGAAGCTACAGGTTACGGCAATGTTTATTTCACTAAATATATGCTTGATGAGAAAGGGGAAACCATGAACGGGAAAATCGTGGTCATCTCAGGCTCAGGAAACGTCGCCATATACGCTGCGCAAAAGGCAACTCAGCTTGACGCCAAAGTGGTTACCATGTCAGATTCAAGCGGATTTATATATGATAAAGAGGGTATAGATGCTGATAAACTGGCTCATATTATAGAAATCAAAGATGTACGCCGCGGAAGGATCAAAGAATACCTTGATAAATATCCCGATGCTGAATATCATGAAGGTGAAAACCCTTGGGGAATCAAGTGTGATATTGCACTTCCTTGTGCTACACAAAACGAACTTCAGAAAGAAGATGCGGAGCAGCTTATAAAGAACGGTTGTATGAGTGTGGGAGAAGGAGCAAACATGCCCTGTACTCCAGAAGCTATCGAAGTATTTCAAAAGGCTAAAATTTTATTTTCACCTGGTAAAGCTTCAAATGCGGGTGGTGTCGCAACTTCTGGACTTGAGATGTCCCAGAACAGTTTGAGGTATAACTGGTCTGCAGAAGAGGTAGATCAAAAATTACATGAGATCATGTATGACATTCACAATGCCTGTGTATCGCATGGCAAAGATGCGGATGGACATATTGATTATGTGAAGGGTGCAAATATCGCCGGTTTTGTAAAAGTTGCCGATGCCATGCTGGCACAGGGAATCGTATAG
- a CDS encoding THC0290_0291 family protein: MKNKRFILFFLFFVGVFSRSDGQFIFGFSNEIGVGAGPLLFQSDFGLRNNINTNINNVGLGVALMHYMNFAYRSDCNCYSRDVYFNDHFKIRNEIDYHYTKLSHEGPESKKDSDKGRDLRDHKGTSSVIEIGSQVEYFPLSVRDFQAGAFLIAPYISLGVHYVSYQPGYSSIQDIPGIPPEDAYFDRFLEGTGKLGGIDDSAGHTTAITGSVGFRFKIGILSDLNFELRHHRYFSNWVDGLNPDVAAYPPNKYDDSIVWLQVGYIYYLNF, encoded by the coding sequence ATGAAAAATAAGCGTTTCATACTCTTTTTTCTGTTTTTTGTCGGTGTTTTTTCCCGTTCAGATGGTCAATTTATATTTGGTTTCTCTAATGAGATAGGCGTAGGTGCAGGTCCATTACTATTTCAATCTGATTTTGGACTTAGAAATAATATTAATACAAATATAAATAATGTGGGTTTAGGGGTTGCCTTAATGCATTATATGAACTTTGCCTATCGTTCTGATTGCAACTGCTATTCTCGAGATGTTTACTTTAACGACCATTTTAAGATACGCAATGAAATAGATTATCATTATACTAAATTGAGCCACGAAGGGCCAGAATCTAAAAAAGATAGTGATAAAGGACGTGATCTGCGCGATCACAAAGGAACATCATCTGTAATTGAAATAGGTAGCCAGGTAGAATATTTCCCATTGAGTGTAAGGGATTTTCAGGCGGGGGCGTTTTTAATAGCTCCTTACATTTCCCTGGGTGTTCATTACGTAAGCTACCAGCCAGGATATTCTTCAATTCAGGATATACCCGGCATCCCGCCTGAAGATGCTTATTTTGATCGTTTTTTAGAAGGTACGGGCAAGTTAGGGGGCATTGATGACTCGGCTGGTCATACCACGGCAATTACCGGGAGTGTGGGTTTCAGGTTTAAAATAGGCATTCTAAGTGATCTTAATTTTGAATTACGTCATCACCGCTATTTTTCGAACTGGGTTGACGGACTCAATCCTGATGTAGCTGCTTATCCTCCCAATAAATATGATGACTCTATTGTATGGCTTCAGGTAGGATATATATATTATCTTAATTTTTAA
- the lysM gene encoding peptidoglycan-binding protein LysM yields the protein MGLFSFIKNAGAKVFGIGKTDEQEAKEDATAKVAAREEANKKAAAALEETIGDLGLSVEDLSVSIMGDTATVKGKAKDQSTKEKVVLVTGNVEGIAQVDDQMSVDQTEPESQFYTVKSGDSLSKIAKAHYDNAMKYPVIFEANKPMLKDPDKIYPGQVLRIPKLD from the coding sequence ATGGGATTATTTTCATTTATTAAAAACGCTGGTGCAAAAGTATTCGGCATAGGCAAAACCGATGAGCAGGAAGCTAAAGAAGACGCTACAGCAAAAGTCGCCGCCAGAGAGGAAGCTAACAAAAAAGCAGCTGCCGCATTAGAAGAAACAATAGGGGATCTGGGCCTCTCTGTTGAAGATCTTTCCGTCAGCATAATGGGAGACACCGCTACCGTAAAAGGCAAAGCCAAAGATCAAAGTACTAAAGAAAAAGTAGTGCTTGTTACCGGTAATGTGGAAGGTATTGCACAGGTAGACGATCAAATGAGCGTAGATCAGACAGAACCAGAATCTCAATTTTATACCGTAAAATCTGGAGATAGCCTGAGTAAAATCGCAAAGGCACATTATGACAATGCCATGAAGTACCCTGTAATCTTTGAAGCTAACAAACCCATGCTCAAAGATCCAGATAAAATTTATCCAGGACAGGTACTTCGTATCCCTAAATTGGATTAA